The genomic DNA TAGGGGGCGAGTGTGTGAATATCATGTTGGTTAAATTATATCACGAGAGTTCATTAATCTTTTCTTTAAATTCATTCTTCCCGGCAAATCAGATCCATAATAAAGTGGCCACCCTTTTTCCTGCATATTTTTATCTTTTCTTACAACATTGTCAGCCTCTTCACCCATGTGCACATATTAACTGTTTGGTCAAATACCCCAAAGAAACTGTACCCACTATACCATTTGCATTCTGCACACACTGTTACACCAATAACAATTCTAAccatataaataataataattaatccAAACCCATGTCATTTACAACTACTAATCATTAAAATCTGTAAATATAATCAAGAAAGTTTATGTTTTTGGCAACCCCTTTGCCCCAATAGCTGTTTGTTCATAAAATCATAACACACTCCTTCTATAGTTCTATAGCCATAGCCACTCATATATGTCAATATCTATTGAGTAAGTGGTCTTGTTTGATGCATTGTTATCATCTTTTGCCATAATTCTTTTGTGGGTCATTTTTACTAGACCTTTTTATCTTCCCTCATGTGTTTTGTCTCAGCTTTTTAGCAAAGTCTAGATAAACATTCCACAAAAGCAAATAGTCTTGTAGCTTTGTTTCAGCTTTCATCATTCCCATTGGTTGGTTTCAAAATTCCATATGTGTCTCTTCATCTTATTCCTTAGATAACCCATAAATACTTTTGGGATCAGCATTATTCCAAGATATCATTACATTCATGGGTAATTCATTGTTACCATTCGCAATATGTGTCTCATTTGTTCTTTTTACAACTTGTAATTCTCTATCTGATAAAGAAAAAGATAAGATTGAGAAACTACCTGGGCAACCACCAAATGTTGGTTTCTTACAATACTCAGGTTATGTTACTGTCAACCAACAATCTGGGAGAGCTCTATTTTATTGGTTAACCGAGTCACCGGCTAACCGTGATCCGAAATCAAGACCACTCTTGTTATGGCTCAATGGTGGTCCTggttgttcttctattgcttatGGAGCAGCTGAAGAAATTGGTCCTTTGCATATAAATCATGATGGGAAGACCCTTTTCACTAACCCTTACTCTTGGAACAAATGTATGTCATTACTCATTTCTAACACAACATACAACTTTTTATGTTAAAGTTTAAACTGTCACCAATTTTGTTATTGAATATTGATCTTGTATTTTTGGTTCTTTAACTTGGTAGTGGCGAATTTGCTCTTCCTTGAATCACCGGCTGGAGTCGGTTATTCGTATTCAAACACTTCATCGGATTTGTATACTGTTGGTGATGCAAGAACTGGTACCCATAATTTCGACGAAAAGTCACCCTTTTAGGTTAGGCTGCATAAAGTTTTGTTCTATAAGTTAAAGTTTGTTAATTTGTACTTATTTTGTGTAGCGGAAGATTCGTATATATTTCTTGTCAATTGGTTTGAGAGGTTCCCTGAATACAAGCACAGGGCTTTTTACATCGCTGGAGAAAGTTATGCAGGTTCCTATACAAAAACTAGTCTTGTTAGTTGTTACTATAGGTTCTGTCGATAAACGATAAACGTTCTAATGCGTGTTAATCAATCTAATCAGGTCATTATGTTCCTCAGTTGTCTCAACTTATTTACCAAAGAAACAAAGGAGTAAAGAATCCGGTTATTAACTTAAAGGGCTTCATGGTATGACTATAAACTgaattataatcatcaatatttTCCATCTTTTAATCATTCTTTTTTAGGTGGGAAATGGTGTTACTGATGATTACAATGATTATGTTGGCACATTTGAGTATTGGTGGACCCATGGTTTAATTTCGGATTCTACTTATAAGTCACTTCAAAAAGAATGTGAGGGAACTTCCTCTGAGCATCCACCCATTGGGTGCTCTAAAGCTCTAAGAACCGCTGAAATGGAACAAGGATATATTGATCATTATAGTTTATATACAAAGCCTTGCAATTACACCTCATCACGAAAGCCTAGAGGCCGATATGTAAGTTATATTATATTAAACGTTGGTTTTAAAATTATATTATAAGCAATCTTGATACATATGTGAAATTATGATTGTGACAAAAAGTTCATACTTGTAAATATTGTTTTGAGGTGATTAGTTTCTAAAAATGTTTTTGTCTTCTATGGACAGCCTTGGATGCGCGGAGCATATGATCCATGCACAGAGAAGTATGCAAATATGTACTTTAATCTTCCTGAAGTTCAGAAGGCTTTTCATGCCAACACTACTAAGCTTTCCTATCCTTGGAAAACCTGCGGGTGcgtattaaaatttaaaatctttAGCTCTTTTACGCCTTTTCTTTATTTTTATGCGAGTTATGATAATATTTCCTTAATTGTAGTGATATAGCTGGTGAGTATTGGACAGACTCTCCACTTTCAGTGCTTCCTATCTACAAGGAACTCATAGCTGCTGGTTTACGCATATGGGTATTTAGGTATAGTTTCTTGTTTTTCATATCTTTGCTTTACGGTTTTAAAGATTATACCGGCCATTTTAGATTTTGATAATGCGAGTTATATGATGATTAGTTGATAAAAATGTAGGATAAATTATTTTTTTGTCTTGCAGTGGTGACACAGACGCGGTGGTTCCCCTCACTGCAACAAGATACTCAATTGACGCGCTAAATCTTTCAACAATTGCCAATTGGTATCCATGGTATGATAATGGGAAGGTAATGAGTTTTAGTCTCATCCATCTTTTCATTTGAAATGTAtgtatttaaataaattttctgagTAGTTGTAATGATTTTTCGGGATAGGTTGCCGGGTGGAGCCAAATATATAAGGGGCTGACATTCGTGACAGTAACGGGTGCAGGACATGAAGTGCCATTGCATCGCCCGCGACAAGCTTTTATACTTTTCAGGTCATTTTTGGAGAACAAAGCAATGCAAAGAAGCTAAAACTCCATCTAGGCTCAAATTATTTTCTGCATAATTAATAATTCAAAGACATCCCATTCTTCCTTCCATGATTATTATTTGTTTCTAAGTTCCCTAATTCATCATTGTTATGTACTTATGTTGTTGCCACAAGTGACAAGGGTGTTGATGTGGCAAATCGAAAAAAATAAGTGAGATTCTTTATACATTAATGTTTCAGCTTTTAaatgttattttataaaatatatatagatTTTAAGGTGTTATTAATTGTTCGTTGAGAATGCGTCCTTGTCTACACAAACATGGGTGGAACTAGGGGGTGCCCCGACCCCTTTTTTTTATTTGTACTGTAAAGTTTACCGAAAACACtgaaaattttatatatatatagtctgATCCCCTATTTGTTTCTTTAAAACATTCTGCCATCCTATTTAATAGGTCAAGATCTACCGCTGTTAACACAAACACGGTGTATCATAAGTTGTTTGAACCAAATAAAAGGGCCATCTTTATAGAAGAAGTCACTTAAAAAGTGTGTAATCATTCTAATTAATAACATAATATTTATGGATTGAATCTATTTAATTAAACTTATCTAAAATATtatactttattaatatcattagAATAGAATATGAGTTTCATTTCTCTCTCAAGTAGGATACTAAACGCGTTAATTACAATACTAGACACCTAGCTTTCATCTCTAGTGCCGGTGTCTTGATGTTCTTTCGGATCTCTACACATTTTACCGCTCCAAAGAAAATTCCTCCCCTACTGTACTTCAGCTTGATTATACTTACTCTTTATCTAAATAATATCAAGTCGGGTTCTTCTCCTACTACTCATTCACTGAGCATTCTTAATATTATTCCTTGAAGCTACTTAACCACTTTGCAGCATCAAAGAAGTATGTAAGATTTAGAAATTTCAAGTAAAAAAGTACTCTATCCAAATTATCGTAATTACACAAATAGTCAATAATTAGTAACACAATCTAATGTTTAATTAACCATAAGATATTATTTACAAGTCCCATATTTTCATCAAACACAAGGAAACAATTAGCTTTCACTCTAGAAACAAGTCATTCAATCAACATTATATATCTAGAGTTAAGTTTCTGTACAAATAACTATAATATACAAAACGTACGAACTGAAGGGTTTTGTAATTTTAAGCGGTGGCAATAATTATAGTGTTGACCTCCATAAAATTCAACCATCTCAATCATTTCTACACCTAAATCAATACAATAAACAAATCAAACCCCAAATTAATTCTCCTAAACCTAATCAAATTCAATACTAAAATCATTAGACTAAGGGGCCGTTTGCTTACCTCTTAAttaggctcttaatggttcagacctcttggtttagcacttaatggttcagactgtttgtttcacgagcagatgtctgaatggttcagacatttgcctctgaatggttaacatttatacagagtctgaatagttaagacctctaatctgaattggccagacatttgcctctgaacggttaagcattatacaggctcttaatggtttaaacctcttactggttcagcacttaatggttcagacctcttactggtttagcacttagcAATTCTGATGTTGCCAAACAGCTCCTAACTTCCAAAAATCATCCGATTCAACTCCAAAATCATTTTATTTAGCTCTAAAAATCCGATTCATTTCCCAAATCATGGGGTTCAGTTCCAAATACATCCGATTCAAGTTCTAAAATcatcaaaattaaacaaaattcaGATGTTAGTGATATCTTGTTTTCTGATGAGCTTGTAGAGTAATTATTtctcttttgttttattttttgaaaaattagtAGGGTAATTATGATGTAGTTGTAGATTAATTTTGAATTATATGTTGTTTGTTgaatttgtagagtaattatgatacacttgtagagtaattttgaattttatATTGTTTGATGTACTTGTAGACTAATTTTGAATGACTAGTGTTTGATGCAATATGTATGATTACTCTACTTGTAGAATAATCACTCTAATATAATTATTCTAACATAATTTCTCTAATAATAGAACAATTACTCTAGTTACAAAACATAATTACTCTacttttgataattactctactaatAGAATAATTACTAGCAGGATAATTACTCTTGAGTAATTAATCTATCTCACGCCGATTCAAAATCATTATGTAAGATCAAATTCACAGTAAAAAACAATTTGCAAGGCTCAATTTAACAGTCGATTATGATTTATAAGCTTCAATTCATCATTAAAAAGTTTCAATTCATCTGATTCAAATTTGCAATTTTAAGGAACTTCAATTGATCGATATGAGAATCAAGGGAAATCAGAATCAAAGGAGTGTTCAAATCACGTTTAGCGCAATTGATCGATCTGTATTTATGATTTGCAAAGCCTCATTTGTTAATGAGGGCCGTTGATTGGTAAGAAAGAACGTAGTCTGAAGGAATTGTACTTTGAGGGAATTAAAAAATTGCCACCGCTTTTTTTCAAAAAATCCTTCGGTTCGTATGTTTCGATGGATAAggttatttgtatttgatcttttgtctgcATATCTAAGGAAAAATTACCAAAATAAACAAAGTTGACCAAAGAATTTCCAAAATAGCCATATTTTCCATGTTTTACGTTTCAACTAAGTAGCACGCGATACATAAGGGTTTCGGCTGGGACGACTAGGG from Helianthus annuus cultivar XRQ/B chromosome 7, HanXRQr2.0-SUNRISE, whole genome shotgun sequence includes the following:
- the LOC110889271 gene encoding serine carboxypeptidase-like 27 encodes the protein MGNSLLPFAICVSFVLFTTCNSLSDKEKDKIEKLPGQPPNVGFLQYSGYVTVNQQSGRALFYWLTESPANRDPKSRPLLLWLNGGPGCSSIAYGAAEEIGPLHINHDGKTLFTNPYSWNKLANLLFLESPAGVGYSYSNTSSDLYTVGDARTAEDSYIFLVNWFERFPEYKHRAFYIAGESYAGHYVPQLSQLIYQRNKGVKNPVINLKGFMVGNGVTDDYNDYVGTFEYWWTHGLISDSTYKSLQKECEGTSSEHPPIGCSKALRTAEMEQGYIDHYSLYTKPCNYTSSRKPRGRYPWMRGAYDPCTEKYANMYFNLPEVQKAFHANTTKLSYPWKTCGDIAGEYWTDSPLSVLPIYKELIAAGLRIWVFSGDTDAVVPLTATRYSIDALNLSTIANWYPWYDNGKVAGWSQIYKGLTFVTVTGAGHEVPLHRPRQAFILFRSFLENKAMQRS